The nucleotide sequence GCAAGGAAGCGCGATTATATTTTGTTGGCGGAAGCTGGGACTTAAGAGGCTGGCCAAGATTTAGTATCCGGAGCGAAAAAATCTGGCTTACTTCTCTTGAGTTCAGATTCCCATTAATTGATCAGCTTGGCATCAGATTCCCGTTCTTTAATCTTGGATTCCCCGGAATACGTGGTGCAATATTTTATGATATGGGAGGAGTCTGGAATGACAATTTTAATTATACAATCGGGTCGGTTGGATTCGGATTCAGATTTAATCTATTCGGAATGCTGACGCTTCGCTATGATATGGGTAAAAAGATAGAAAATAATTTCACAAGATTTCAGGATGGTTTATTTTATCAATTCTTTTTCGGATGGGATTTTTAAAGTATAAAATATATTTGCTGATTATCATTCTCTTGATTACCGGCTGTGCAAGATCAGTCATTAAGTATTCAACGAAGTATGATGAAGATCCGTTCAGGATGTTTGGGAAAATTCCTTCCAGAGAATTTTATATCCCAATTAATACTTCTGATTCATTAAACCTAATATGGGAATCAGAAACTTATGGCAGTTTTCCAAATTCATCAGTTTCAGTCTATGATAATCTCGTATTCATAAATGATCTATCAGGAAGAGTTTTTTGTTTCGATGCGGAAACAGGAGATAAGATTGGTTCGCTGAAATATAGTTACGGAAGTATTTATTCGACACCGATACCATACCGAAGTAAAGTAATTTTTCCTGTTGCACTGGATAAAGAAAACCTCACTGAAATAATAATTTATGATTACAGTCAGGGAAAAGAACTGGATGAAATCGAACTTCCGGGAAGAGTAGTTACTCAAATGATTGCACTTGATGATGACATTCTTTTTACTACTGAAGTTGGAATTGCTTACAGGCTCAATTCAGCCGGAAAAATAATTTGGGAAACTCATACACGCGTTCCAACAAGAAGTTCACCGGCGTTAACAAATAACTTATTCATTTTCGGAAATGATAAAGGTGAACTGATTGGGTTGAATTCAGATTCCGGTGATTCTGTTTATGTGAAAAAAATTGGCGGACATTTTTTCTCAGGAATCACAGTTCAGGATAGTATTGTTTATGCAGGAAATGACAACGGTTTTATTTATGCAATTAATGTTCGTGACGGTGAAATTATTTGGCAGTTTGATACGAGATTCAAAATAAAAATGGAACCTGCAATTGATGAACAGAATCTTTTTATTGGTAATCTTAATGGCGATTTCTATTCAATTAACAGATCAACCGGAAAAGAAAACTGGAAAGTAAATTTCAAAGGGATACTGAATTCAACTCCATTGATTACAGAAAATATGATCATTCTGCCGAATGTGCTTTTTGCTGTTCACTTGCTTGATAAGTTTGATGGAAGTGTTTTAAATACCATTTCACTTGAAGGTAGAGCAAAATTATCACCAGTAATTCACAATAATATTCTATTCATAGGTTTTGATGACGGAGTAATTCGTGCGTACGAATTTGCTAATAAATAGTTTGCTGATTTCTCTTTCGATTGCATCATTGGTATTTGGGCAGGATTGCAAGTCAATCGTCACGATTAGCACTAATGATGAAGAAGCTGAATTATTTTTAAATGATACTTTAAAATTAAATGGAAACAATTTTATTCTTGAACTTAAACCCGGTACTTACTCGTTTGCTTTGACGGAAAATTCTAAAATCTGGAATACTCAGATTATAAAAGATTCTCTGAATATTAAGGATTGTGATTCCGTTACTATATCATATCGTTTTAATCCGCAATTGCTGTTAGATTCAGATCCACAAAACGTTTATGTTTATGAATCTGATTCATTGCTGGGATTCACACCACTTTTTATGGAAGGTAATTTTCAGGATTTGCTTCTTAAAAAGCCAAGCTATTCAGATTTAACTATAACAAGAAATGAATTAGCTGACGGTATCAAACCTGAGTTGAAATTTATTGGTGATTATAAAACTGAAAGTTTTTATGGTTCAACTTTATCTAAAATTCTTGCCGGAACTTTAATTGCTCTTGG is from Ignavibacteriota bacterium and encodes:
- a CDS encoding PQQ-like beta-propeller repeat protein, with product MGFLKYKIYLLIIILLITGCARSVIKYSTKYDEDPFRMFGKIPSREFYIPINTSDSLNLIWESETYGSFPNSSVSVYDNLVFINDLSGRVFCFDAETGDKIGSLKYSYGSIYSTPIPYRSKVIFPVALDKENLTEIIIYDYSQGKELDEIELPGRVVTQMIALDDDILFTTEVGIAYRLNSAGKIIWETHTRVPTRSSPALTNNLFIFGNDKGELIGLNSDSGDSVYVKKIGGHFFSGITVQDSIVYAGNDNGFIYAINVRDGEIIWQFDTRFKIKMEPAIDEQNLFIGNLNGDFYSINRSTGKENWKVNFKGILNSTPLITENMIILPNVLFAVHLLDKFDGSVLNTISLEGRAKLSPVIHNNILFIGFDDGVIRAYEFANK